cgaagggaaaaaaaaaaaagctttgtcttaaataaataatactaaccttattttaaagtgaaaatattcattaataaattattaatttatgtgttctaataaagataattaatttgtatataaacatttttattcttttggcGTTGATGACGTGGCGCTTCCTTAACGGTCCTTGACAAAAGCGCCACGTCATCAACGCGGACTTGAAACAAATTACTGAgttgtaattaatttgattgaaacttGAATCCGCGGAGTCACCAACCGGCAACCGCTATAAATGCACCTTGTCTCCCCGGCAAACGGTTTACCGTCTACTTCGGCGCCCTGAGTGAAAGGAATATACTCTTTAGGTTTTCTTCTATTTGTCAAAGCAATCCGAAACCCTACCCGTATCTTCAACGAagttctttcttctttttttccacTCTTTCGAATCGGTAAGTTTATCAGGTCATtctttgatatttatattaattgatctTGCACTTAGTATTCAGCTGTTTTCTTGCCCATCGTGGacggttttctttttttctgtaaatttttttaatttttttatggaaCCGTCTAGATATGTTTTTTGTGTGAACTGTAAAGAATGCTTGTTTCAACCATCTGTTTGTGTTGTTGTGGCTGTGTCTATGATGCAAAGAATCTTGTTATAGGTTCATCGAAGTCGCGAATTATTAAGCTGATTTTCTCTGTTTGAATGGTTAACTTATTTTTCCGTTTAGGTCGTTAGTAGGTTTAGTTCCTTTTATCAATcgaaattttattgaatttatacaTTAAATCCTAATTTTTGTGATCCATGTCAGATGGCTGCTAAACCTCTCTCTGCAAAGGCAATTGCCCTTACAGAAAAGAAAATGGACATGACTTTAGGTATGTTATAAGCAGTGCATGTTTCCCAATATTTGTTTTCATGATTTTGCATTTGATTTATTGATTCCTCGTTGATTTGTTTTGCTTTAATTACTGtagatgatataattaaaatgtcaaAGAACACTGCAGCAACTAAAGCTAAGCATCAGCGAAGGCCTCTGGTAAGAAACTACTCTGTTTGCAAGCATATTTAATCATGTGGTTTCTTGTATTGGTGTAGATTTTTTATATCTGGTTAATATCTTggtctattttattttctggCAGAACAAAAGTCAGAAAATTGTTAATGATGCTATTCAGGATAAGGCTTTAAAGGTTAGACAGTATATGGGCTCAAGATCCTCTGTGAGACAGGTATGCTAGCATAGCTTCTTCCAGTGGTATCACATAGCATGATCTGGCTTTGTAGATAAATTCTAATACCTTCTTTTCAATAAATGGTTATAGGGTGTTCTTGCTCAGAGAAGGTCAAATTTCCAGAAAAACCATTTTCCACTTGCAAATGAGGCTGCAAGGAAAGCCATAGTGGCTCCTGTCCAAAATAGAGTTTTTAATGGTAGCATGGTggcaaataaaatgaaaagatcAAGGTATGAAGTCACTTTATGTAAGCTTATGTTATCAGCAAATTTTAGCTAGAAACAGTTGGAATAATTGGCTGGTATTGGCATCATTAATTGCCCATCTAATGACATGTATTATCACATTTTCAGGTAAATCTTGGTTCTATAATATCAATAGTCTCTTCCATGAGCTTTGGGTTAATTTATGTCAACTCACATTGTAGTAGAAGTTCTGATATTGCGAGTTATTTTAAGCATAGACATGCTGTTCATACGATAAAGAGTAGTATCTCTGCATAATAGTCCTCATAAGTGTGGTGTGAATAGCTCATCCCTTTGATTAAGCAGCACGTATTATTAGGCTATTGGTATTGTCTTTTGGAGATGCTATCATAGTTAGTTGGCTGTGAAAGCTACGGATCATTGGTGATGGGAAAGAAGATACCATTCACAGGGACATtgtttaaaatgtaaaataagcTTGATAAATTGTGCAAGCTTTCTATTTTAGGGAGAGCTATGATTTGCAACACTTGGCAAAATGCAGGATATATTAGGTGGTTGGATACCTTGATAGATCTCCATGTCATACTTGATGTGGACAAGTTATTTTGTGGTTATACTATTGGGCATGGCATTTCAATTTATAGGTATCTTGATACTGGATTTGTGTTTTCTGAGGAGTTCTATTCATGTTGTCTTCACctgtattattaatatatcctaGGATTGTACTCCAGGAGGAATTTTTTTTACCCATGTTTCCTCCTGGTTTATCCTTTTCGCTGTAGACCTTTTTCTAAGAGGAATTTGGCGTCTTTCAGATATTTTGATGAGTTTGGAAGATAATCATGGGGGGTATGCATTACTTCATTCACCTTGTGCTATTTTTTTCTGGAGATCTGACCCTGGAAGATACTTGGTTTATTGATAGtgtctttatttcttttcaccTGCTTCATAGGTGATTGGGTTGCCATTTGCCTTAAGATGTTGGGTTGGAACTGACAAAACTGATAAAGATGCTTAGACGAATAATAATCTGAAATCTGGTTTCTGGGTGAAACTAAGCATTTTTGTGCATTCAATAATTGTAACCAAATGGAAGAATAGTGGAGTATTATAAAAGTTAAATGCGAGCATTTTAGGTATTTAGATGTGGTAGTAGAAGTTGAGGTTCTGCTAATACAATTTGAAGCTTTTGTGGCTGGTTTGTTGCTCAGGTTGTTTACTAGATGAGTTTCCTGGGAGGAAGTTTTCCTTCTTTTGGATGCTTGTAAAATTGTTCCCTTTCATTTTCCCAATTCGCCTGTATCATGGAGGTCTTTTTCTGTTCTTTGTGATATGAAAGCATTCTCTTTTCACTGTGAAGCTTGAACACCTCAGAGCTGTGTTCTGTGATTGGAAACTTTTGAGGAACAATAGAAAAGTCTTCCCCGTTCTTGAAGTGCCTCTTTTGTCCTGGAATGATTTGTCTGATCTTTCTgtaagtttgatttaatatgGGTCACAATGGTAAGACTCTCAAATATTGATAGAAGTGGATCTATATTATGTTCTGGTTTTCAAGTGATTTGAGCAATGATGATATCTTGGATGGTAGTTATTTCTCATAGCAGAGGAGGCTTCCTAATATTATATTTCTGTTTCAAttcttcaatcaatttttttatttgcatattCAGGGTTGGAGCTATGCCAGTCCAGAGGAAAGCTGCAAATGGGAGTTTTGTTGCTAAGGTACCATTCCATTTCACTGGGTATTGCACTTCCCAGAAAATTTACTTAAGATACATTAAACTCCAGTTCTATGATAAATAGATGCAGATAATGATTTTTCAGGAAATCTTTTTTTCTGGTTGAATGGTTACATAAGTCTGACAATGAGTGAATTTTATCATAGCCTTGGTTGTGCATGTGCTTGGCATTCTTTGGGGGGTTTTTTGGAACTATATTTTGCAGGGTTAAATTCATAGAAATGAACTTACTGTTAATCTAATTTGTGAAGTTTGACACGCTGCATCAATCTCACCTGTGCTGTTTAGATTCGAACTAGTTTAGGTTTACCATTTAATTAGGAGTTGGCAGATTTTGATGATCGCATCTTCTGTGTTCGTCAAAGCAGAAGGACAATGCAGTGCCTAAGCAGCAGAGGCTTCAAACACTGGATTCACTTTTTGCCAACATGAAGGAGCAGAGGATGAGGGTTTTTGCACATCAGACCAATGGCAGTCTTCAACGCCAGAACAACGGTGGTGTACAACATAACAGGGAAGGCCGGCCAAGGCTGCCTTGGGCAAGAGGCCGATTGGGCAACTAATGCATGCAAATAGTTGGTATTTCTTTTTAGTGCAAGGGCTGAATTCTTACCTAGCTGGTTCAAGttgaaaaaaactatttttttcccCCCTTTTTAATCTCATTGTCTGTGTCCTCcacattttgataaaaaaattcatgttACCTGGTTCATCTGATCAATGTATAGCAGGTCTTTTCTTGCTTTATACTCTGTTACATAAAAAGTAACATGGATGCTGCAACCCCATCTCGGGCTCACAGATTCTAGCACCCACTATCATGTAGTTGAATTGCCCATcgaattatgtattaaaaaattatt
This sequence is a window from Mangifera indica cultivar Alphonso chromosome 20, CATAS_Mindica_2.1, whole genome shotgun sequence. Protein-coding genes within it:
- the LOC123204664 gene encoding uncharacterized protein LOC123204664, which encodes MAAKPLSAKAIALTEKKMDMTLDDIIKMSKNTAATKAKHQRRPLNKSQKIVNDAIQDKALKVRQYMGSRSSVRQGVLAQRRSNFQKNHFPLANEAARKAIVAPVQNRVFNGSMVANKMKRSRVGAMPVQRKAANGSFVAKKDNAVPKQQRLQTLDSLFANMKEQRMRVFAHQTNGSLQRQNNGGVQHNREGRPRLPWARGRLGN